One Sulfolobus sp. S-194 DNA segment encodes these proteins:
- a CDS encoding DEAD/DEAH box helicase, translating to MDIIDEVKNALDYFNVKISHVYTETALDPEFGNFVDTLNIGSKIKDSLKKQGIERLYKYQEEALHKILDKKNVMIVSGTGTGKTEAFMIPILEFSLRGERSVLVYPTKALARDQLERILKFTTELGITVGVFDGDTPEKERERLYENPPDILITNPDMIHIGLALSNRFRRLLRTAEHFVFDEVHVYEGVLGSHLRMISDRIREFGDYHVVASSATIGASPYLFEELFGVKGEIIQGTNRRKGVAFHVLLDIGSLSRWTIAAYLASLLMKKGLKVLIFVDSQQMAEVLGKIIKRFGFDIPVHRAGINPEERIKVEEDFKRGKIMGVVATPTLELGIDIGDLDAVILAENPPNYVKYLQRAGRAGRRNKIGYVFTLLGEDPIDAYYNRKPQEFFNRKLTPLPFDTTNMEVIKVHAAALVVEKGKVKISSLPKLWVKALSSLPVKITGDYAYSTPELVKFVKSTSIRSTGPIVKIYDGDKKIGERELPVALYDLYPEAIYLISKRTYTVESIDLSHLTVKVKRISDDITYYTKPLYNTHLLSFKEIESKEVLGLPVKYGEIEIMISVDGFVVYDIMSRKNKPKEERYYKEPIKFSYQTKGIIIKHPILAEFNEFDAVEAFHATEHVLISAARITAGASLTDLAGISYPSGHVIIYDSVIGGSGVSKLLFDRLEESYDISLDITGKCDCEDGCPKCIYSPYCGNNNKYLSRKKSFRLIKFLKENRVINVNKEEDLFGNPIV from the coding sequence ATGGATATAATTGATGAAGTAAAGAATGCTTTAGACTACTTTAACGTTAAAATTAGTCATGTTTACACGGAAACTGCGCTTGACCCAGAATTCGGTAATTTTGTAGATACTCTCAACATTGGTAGTAAAATAAAGGATAGCCTTAAAAAACAAGGAATTGAACGACTCTATAAGTATCAAGAAGAAGCTTTACATAAAATTTTAGATAAAAAAAACGTTATGATAGTATCTGGCACAGGGACAGGGAAAACTGAAGCTTTCATGATACCAATTCTTGAATTTTCTTTAAGAGGAGAAAGGAGCGTTTTAGTTTACCCTACAAAAGCTTTAGCTAGAGACCAACTTGAAAGAATTCTTAAGTTTACAACCGAATTAGGCATCACTGTTGGTGTTTTTGATGGAGATACACCAGAAAAAGAGAGGGAGAGATTATATGAAAATCCACCTGATATTCTAATAACTAATCCTGATATGATTCATATAGGATTAGCATTAAGCAACAGATTTAGGAGATTATTGAGAACAGCAGAACATTTTGTCTTTGATGAAGTTCACGTTTACGAAGGTGTATTAGGTTCGCATCTTAGAATGATTAGCGATAGAATTAGGGAATTTGGCGATTATCATGTTGTAGCCTCTAGTGCTACTATAGGTGCGTCTCCTTATTTGTTTGAGGAACTATTTGGTGTAAAAGGAGAAATAATTCAAGGTACTAATAGAAGAAAAGGTGTTGCTTTTCATGTTCTTTTAGATATAGGTTCTTTAAGTAGATGGACCATTGCTGCCTATTTAGCTTCACTCTTAATGAAAAAAGGACTTAAGGTTTTAATCTTTGTTGACTCTCAACAAATGGCAGAAGTTTTAGGAAAAATAATAAAGAGATTCGGATTTGATATTCCAGTGCATAGAGCCGGAATTAACCCAGAAGAGAGGATAAAGGTTGAGGAGGATTTTAAAAGAGGAAAAATAATGGGTGTAGTTGCTACACCTACTTTAGAGCTAGGAATAGACATAGGGGATTTGGACGCTGTTATATTGGCTGAGAATCCTCCTAATTACGTTAAATATTTACAAAGGGCAGGGAGAGCCGGGAGAAGGAATAAGATAGGTTATGTTTTTACCCTTCTGGGAGAAGATCCAATTGATGCATATTACAATCGTAAGCCTCAAGAGTTCTTTAACAGGAAGCTCACTCCTTTGCCATTCGACACAACAAATATGGAAGTTATAAAAGTCCATGCGGCAGCATTAGTTGTAGAAAAGGGAAAGGTTAAAATTTCATCGCTCCCTAAACTTTGGGTAAAGGCACTTAGCTCTTTACCGGTAAAAATAACTGGAGATTACGCTTACTCTACACCAGAACTTGTTAAATTTGTTAAATCTACTTCAATAAGATCTACTGGTCCTATAGTAAAAATATACGATGGGGATAAAAAGATTGGGGAAAGGGAACTGCCAGTTGCGCTTTATGATCTTTATCCAGAGGCTATTTATCTCATATCTAAAAGGACTTATACAGTAGAAAGCATTGATCTATCTCATTTAACTGTTAAAGTTAAGAGAATTTCGGATGATATAACATATTATACAAAACCTTTATACAATACACATCTCCTTTCGTTTAAAGAAATAGAAAGTAAAGAAGTATTAGGTTTACCAGTAAAATACGGTGAAATTGAGATCATGATTTCAGTTGATGGTTTTGTAGTTTATGACATAATGAGTAGGAAGAACAAACCTAAAGAAGAGAGATATTACAAAGAACCGATAAAATTTTCTTATCAAACAAAAGGGATTATAATTAAGCATCCAATTCTAGCAGAATTTAATGAGTTTGATGCAGTTGAAGCTTTTCATGCCACAGAACATGTTTTAATTAGTGCAGCCAGAATTACTGCTGGTGCTTCACTAACTGATTTAGCCGGTATAAGTTATCCTAGTGGCCATGTAATTATTTACGATTCAGTCATAGGTGGAAGTGGCGTTAGCAAACTTTTATTTGATAGGCTAGAAGAAAGTTATGATATTTCACTAGATATAACTGGTAAGTGTGATTGTGAGGATGGATGCCCTAAATGTATTTATAGCCCTTACTGTGGTAATAATAATAAATATTTATCTAGGAAAAAATCCTTTAGACTTATAAAATTTTTAAAAGAAAATAGAGTAATTAACGTTAACAAAGAAGAAGACTTATTTGGAAATCCAATAGTATAA
- the queC gene encoding 7-cyano-7-deazaguanine synthase QueC gives MCSVTGVLIIKPENYEKIEKKFIQILKRAEDRGRDSFGVIVIEKDGSIKKVKALGRPSTQEEKLYGILDENSKVIIANNRAEPTTEYVRQKTEEDIQPFEGERYILTHNGIIANDLELEKKYNVVRRTKIDSAVIPPILDKYWDGEIEKLRKILNDIKGSFAFIIGDKKKPDRIYIAQNFKPVYMMYDRELGAIFFTSLDDYFDASPFDSVTKLDPYSIVEVNDKMEVKKVQLLDSKIKKVLVIASGGLDSTVAATYLLRQGYEITLLHFNYHHKAEEREREAVKKISEYLQVPLIEINTDLFKIIGHTTLLKGGGEIVKERFGEEGAEFAHEWVPARNLIFYSVALALAEAYGYDAIASGINLEEAGAYPDNEMEFVRLFAKLSPYATGPNKKVEVMMPVGNLVKHEIVKLGVEIGAPLHLTWSCYEGGQKHCGKCGPCYMRKMAFRINGLKDPVEYES, from the coding sequence GTGTGTAGTGTAACTGGGGTACTAATAATTAAACCAGAAAATTATGAAAAAATAGAAAAGAAGTTTATTCAGATTCTTAAGAGAGCAGAGGATAGAGGAAGAGATAGTTTTGGTGTTATAGTCATAGAGAAAGATGGAAGTATAAAAAAAGTTAAAGCTTTAGGGAGGCCGTCAACTCAAGAAGAGAAGTTATATGGCATATTAGATGAGAATTCCAAGGTAATAATAGCTAATAATAGAGCAGAACCAACCACAGAATATGTAAGACAAAAGACAGAAGAGGATATTCAACCCTTTGAAGGAGAAAGATATATACTTACTCATAACGGAATAATCGCTAACGACTTGGAATTAGAGAAAAAATATAATGTGGTAAGAAGGACTAAAATAGATAGTGCGGTAATTCCACCGATTTTAGATAAATACTGGGATGGAGAAATAGAAAAATTAAGGAAAATACTAAATGATATTAAAGGGAGTTTTGCATTTATAATAGGTGATAAGAAGAAGCCTGATAGAATCTACATTGCTCAGAATTTTAAGCCAGTGTATATGATGTATGATAGAGAGTTAGGTGCTATATTCTTTACATCACTTGATGATTACTTTGATGCCTCTCCATTTGATTCAGTAACAAAATTAGACCCTTACTCGATAGTAGAAGTTAATGATAAAATGGAAGTTAAAAAAGTTCAATTACTCGATAGTAAGATTAAAAAGGTTCTTGTAATTGCAAGTGGCGGACTAGATTCCACTGTAGCTGCAACATACTTACTAAGGCAAGGGTATGAAATCACTCTTTTACATTTTAATTATCATCATAAGGCTGAGGAGAGAGAAAGAGAAGCTGTAAAGAAGATTTCAGAATACCTACAAGTACCATTAATAGAGATTAACACTGACTTGTTTAAAATTATAGGACACACCACATTACTCAAGGGTGGTGGAGAAATTGTTAAAGAAAGATTTGGGGAGGAAGGTGCGGAATTTGCTCATGAATGGGTACCAGCTAGGAATCTGATTTTCTATTCGGTTGCTTTGGCATTAGCTGAGGCTTACGGGTATGACGCTATAGCATCTGGAATAAATTTAGAGGAAGCTGGAGCTTATCCAGATAATGAAATGGAGTTTGTAAGATTATTTGCTAAACTATCTCCTTATGCTACTGGGCCTAATAAAAAAGTTGAAGTGATGATGCCAGTAGGCAATTTAGTAAAGCATGAAATTGTGAAACTCGGTGTTGAAATAGGTGCTCCGCTTCATCTAACATGGAGCTGTTATGAAGGTGGGCAAAAACATTGTGGGAAATGTGGGCCTTGTTATATGAGGAAGATGGCGTTTAGGATCAATGGACTTAAAGATCCAGTTGAATATGAAAGCTAG
- the sul7s gene encoding winged-helix single-stranded DNA-binding protein Sul7s, translating into MDSSKNEEIKNIVEKILKEREWITFSDLIKYVNFPASEVNSALVQLMRENKVIRKGRYFYYQG; encoded by the coding sequence ATGGATTCAAGTAAAAATGAGGAAATAAAAAACATTGTTGAAAAAATATTAAAAGAAAGAGAATGGATAACATTTAGCGATTTAATAAAATATGTTAATTTCCCAGCTTCTGAAGTTAATTCAGCACTAGTTCAACTAATGAGAGAGAATAAAGTTATAAGAAAAGGGAGATATTTCTATTACCAAGGCTAG
- a CDS encoding AAA-associated domain-containing protein, whose amino-acid sequence MQTQVPILSPSARVADLLGLLTVLYNSFEGKTDIYLLEKELEVDIDDFMPIVYAANTLGFVTIGDGDIIITDKGIEFLKGNIRKRKELLRESLHKIEPFATAKELRKFKIDELLRKLEEKGITAYSGPTGYHDLQVILAEWGVYSGFLKLVDDEYEVTIS is encoded by the coding sequence ATGCAGACTCAAGTACCTATACTGTCACCTTCAGCTAGAGTAGCAGATCTGTTAGGCTTATTAACAGTATTATATAATAGCTTTGAAGGTAAGACAGATATTTATTTACTAGAGAAAGAATTGGAAGTAGATATAGATGACTTTATGCCTATAGTTTATGCTGCTAATACTCTGGGATTTGTAACAATAGGGGACGGGGATATAATAATAACAGATAAAGGAATAGAATTTTTAAAAGGAAATATAAGAAAAAGAAAAGAATTATTGAGGGAGTCTTTACATAAAATTGAACCTTTTGCTACAGCTAAAGAACTTAGAAAGTTTAAAATTGATGAACTACTAAGGAAATTAGAAGAAAAAGGAATTACAGCTTATTCTGGTCCTACTGGATATCATGATTTGCAAGTTATTTTAGCAGAATGGGGTGTATATTCTGGATTTCTAAAGTTAGTTGATGATGAATATGAGGTAACAATTAGTTAA